From the genome of Carettochelys insculpta isolate YL-2023 chromosome 12, ASM3395843v1, whole genome shotgun sequence, one region includes:
- the COPS2 gene encoding COP9 signalosome complex subunit 2 isoform X2 produces MSDMEDDFMCDDEEDYDLEYSEDSNSEPNVDLENQYYNSKALKEDDPKAALSSFQKVLELEGEKGEWGFKALKQMIKINFKLTNFPEMMNRYKQLLTYIRSAVTRNYSEKSINSILDYISTSKQMDLLQEFYETTLEALKDAKNDRLWFKTNTKLGKLYLEREEYGKLQKILRQLHQSCQTDDGEDDLKKGTQLLEIYALEIQMYTAQKNNKKLKALYEQSLHIKSAIPHPLIMGVIRECGGKMHLREGEFEKAHTDFFEAFKNYDESGSPRRTTCLKYLVLANMLMKSGINPFDSQEAKPYKNDPEILAMTNLVSAYQNNDITEFEKILKTNHSNIMDDPFIREHIEELLRNIRTQVLIKLIKPYTRIHIPFISKELNIDVADVESLLVQCILDNTIHGRIDQVNQLLELDHQKRGGARYTALDKWTNQLNSLNQAVVSKLA; encoded by the exons GAATACTCTGAAGATAGTAACTCTGAGCCAAATGTGGATCTGGAAAATCAGTATTACAATTCCAAAGCGTTAAAGGAGGATGATCCCAAAGCAGCATTGAGCAGTTTTCAGAAG GTTTTGGAGCTTGAAGGTGAAAAAGGAGAATGGGGGTTCAAAGCACTGAAACAGATgattaaaataaatttcaaattG ACTAACTTTCCTGAGATGATGAACAGATATAAACAGCTATTGACCTACATACGGAGTGCAGTTACAAGAAATTACTCTGAAAAATCCATCAATTCTATTCTTGATTATATCTCCACTTCCAAACAG ATGGATTTGCTTCAGGAATTTTATGAAACAACACTTGAAGCTCTGAAAGATGCTAAGAATGATAGGTTGTGGTTTAAGACAAACACAAAg CTTGGCAAATTATATTTAGAACGAGAAGAATATGGAAAATTACAGAAGATTTTGCGCCAGTTGCATCAGTCATGCCAG ACTGATGATGGagaagatgatttaaaaaaaggcaCCCAGCTATTGGAAATCTATGCATTGGAGATTCAAATGTACACAGCACAGAAGAATAACAAAAAACTTAAAGCACTATATGAACAGTCATTGCACATCAAGTCTGCCATTCCTCATCCACTGATCATGGGCGTCATCAGAG aatGTGGAGGCAAAATGCACTTAAGGGAAGGGGAATTTGAAAAGGCACACACTGACTTTTTTGAAGCGTTCAAGAATTATGATGAATCAGGGAGTCCTAGAAGAACCACTTGCTTAAAATATTTGGTCCTAGCAAACATGCTGATGAAGTCTGGAATAAATCCTTTTGACTCTCAGGAG GCTAAACCATACAAAAATGATCCAGAGATTCTAGCAATGACAAATTTAGTAAG TGCCTATCAGAATAATGACATCACTGAATTTGAGAAGATTCTGAAAACAAATCACAGCAACATCATGGATGATCCCTTCATAAGGGAGCACATCGAAG aGCTTTTGCGAAACATCAGAACACAAGTGCTTATAAAATTAATTAAGCCTTATACAAGAATACATATTCCTTTTATTTCTAAG GAGTTGAACATAGATGTAGCGGACGTGGAGAGCTTGCTTGTGCAGTGCATATTGGATAA CACTATTCATGGCCGAATTGATCAAGTCAACCAGCTCCTTGAACTGGACCATCAGAAGAGGGGCGGTGCACGGTATACTGCATTAGATAAATGGACCAACCAACTAAATTCTCTCAACCAGGCTGTAGTCAGCAAGCTGGCTTAA
- the COPS2 gene encoding COP9 signalosome complex subunit 2 isoform X1: MSDMEDDFMCDDEEDYDLEYSEDSNSEPNVDLENQYYNSKALKEDDPKAALSSFQKVLELEGEKGEWGFKALKQMIKINFKLTNFPEMMNRYKQLLTYIRSAVTRNYSEKSINSILDYISTSKQNSDFLCQMDLLQEFYETTLEALKDAKNDRLWFKTNTKLGKLYLEREEYGKLQKILRQLHQSCQTDDGEDDLKKGTQLLEIYALEIQMYTAQKNNKKLKALYEQSLHIKSAIPHPLIMGVIRECGGKMHLREGEFEKAHTDFFEAFKNYDESGSPRRTTCLKYLVLANMLMKSGINPFDSQEAKPYKNDPEILAMTNLVSAYQNNDITEFEKILKTNHSNIMDDPFIREHIEELLRNIRTQVLIKLIKPYTRIHIPFISKELNIDVADVESLLVQCILDNTIHGRIDQVNQLLELDHQKRGGARYTALDKWTNQLNSLNQAVVSKLA, from the exons GAATACTCTGAAGATAGTAACTCTGAGCCAAATGTGGATCTGGAAAATCAGTATTACAATTCCAAAGCGTTAAAGGAGGATGATCCCAAAGCAGCATTGAGCAGTTTTCAGAAG GTTTTGGAGCTTGAAGGTGAAAAAGGAGAATGGGGGTTCAAAGCACTGAAACAGATgattaaaataaatttcaaattG ACTAACTTTCCTGAGATGATGAACAGATATAAACAGCTATTGACCTACATACGGAGTGCAGTTACAAGAAATTACTCTGAAAAATCCATCAATTCTATTCTTGATTATATCTCCACTTCCAAACAG AATTCTGATTTTTTATGCCAGATGGATTTGCTTCAGGAATTTTATGAAACAACACTTGAAGCTCTGAAAGATGCTAAGAATGATAGGTTGTGGTTTAAGACAAACACAAAg CTTGGCAAATTATATTTAGAACGAGAAGAATATGGAAAATTACAGAAGATTTTGCGCCAGTTGCATCAGTCATGCCAG ACTGATGATGGagaagatgatttaaaaaaaggcaCCCAGCTATTGGAAATCTATGCATTGGAGATTCAAATGTACACAGCACAGAAGAATAACAAAAAACTTAAAGCACTATATGAACAGTCATTGCACATCAAGTCTGCCATTCCTCATCCACTGATCATGGGCGTCATCAGAG aatGTGGAGGCAAAATGCACTTAAGGGAAGGGGAATTTGAAAAGGCACACACTGACTTTTTTGAAGCGTTCAAGAATTATGATGAATCAGGGAGTCCTAGAAGAACCACTTGCTTAAAATATTTGGTCCTAGCAAACATGCTGATGAAGTCTGGAATAAATCCTTTTGACTCTCAGGAG GCTAAACCATACAAAAATGATCCAGAGATTCTAGCAATGACAAATTTAGTAAG TGCCTATCAGAATAATGACATCACTGAATTTGAGAAGATTCTGAAAACAAATCACAGCAACATCATGGATGATCCCTTCATAAGGGAGCACATCGAAG aGCTTTTGCGAAACATCAGAACACAAGTGCTTATAAAATTAATTAAGCCTTATACAAGAATACATATTCCTTTTATTTCTAAG GAGTTGAACATAGATGTAGCGGACGTGGAGAGCTTGCTTGTGCAGTGCATATTGGATAA CACTATTCATGGCCGAATTGATCAAGTCAACCAGCTCCTTGAACTGGACCATCAGAAGAGGGGCGGTGCACGGTATACTGCATTAGATAAATGGACCAACCAACTAAATTCTCTCAACCAGGCTGTAGTCAGCAAGCTGGCTTAA